In one Cercospora beticola chromosome 1, complete sequence genomic region, the following are encoded:
- the FOX2_1 gene encoding bifunctional hydroxyacyl-CoA dehydrogenase/enoyl-CoA hydratase fox2: MALRFDDQVIVVTGAGSGLGKAYALFFASRGASVVVNDSDSSTASQVVQQIIQAGGKAVLDSNSVEQGDKIIDTALSKFGAVHVLINNAGILRDISFGKMTDEQWDSVHAVHVRGTYKTTQAAWKIFRKQQYGRVILTSSAAGLYGSFGQCNYSAAKSAMIGLGETLAKEGVKYNILTNIIAPIAASRMTATVMPEKMLQHLPPAWIVPLVAVLTHKTNTENGSLFELGGGHMSKLRWQRAGGGLLKCDETLTPGAILKHWDAVNDFSQAEYPSTVADLVSKLKESQRLPPNQSGSDVRFDGKVAVVTGGGAGLGRQYCLLLAKLGASVVVNDAVNPESVVEEIRKNGYGQAIPIKASAEDGELLIKTAIDAFGRIDVLINNAGILRDKSFQNMNDEGWDAVYNVHLRSTYTTARAAFPYMKKQGYGRIVNTTSTSGTYGSFGQSNYAAAKTGIVGFSKSLALEGKKYNIRVNCISPSAGTALTRSVLPEEVAQGRKPDYVAPIVLLLCSDQLPSGVDGQIFEAGCGWQAQTRLQRSKGYDFSLKDGVASPEDFQKRWHDIVDFTSQTAVPELASDTRMRIMANIERTGKHDGVGKSAVKL; encoded by the exons ATGGCATTACGTTTTGACGATCAGGTCATCGTCGTGACTGGAGCTGGCTCGGGCTTGGGAAAAGCGTACGCGTTATTCTTCGCTTCTCGAGGTGCATCTGTTGTGGTAAATGACAGTGATTCATCG ACCGCCTCACAAGTAGTTCAGCAGATCATCCAAGCCGGAGGCAAAGCAGTACTAGACAGCAACAGTGTCGAACAAGGAGACAAAATCATCGATACTGCTCTCAGTAAATTCGGTGCCGTACACGTCTTGATCAATAATGCTGGCATACTTCGCGACATTTCCTTCGGGAAGATGACAGACGAGCAGTGGGACTCGGTCCACGCCGTACACGTCAGAGGGACTTACAAAACTACGCAAGCAGCATGGAAAATATTTCGAAAGCAACAGTACGGCCGTGTGATACTCACATCTTCAGCTGCTGGACTGTACGGCTCTTTTGGTCAATGTAATTATTCGGCGGCAAAGTCAGCCATGATCGGTCTGGGCGAGACACTTGCCAAAGAAGGAGTGAAGTACAATATACTAACCAACATTATCGCTCCTATTGCTGCAAGTCGTATGACGGCCACAGTCATGCCTGAGAAAATGCTTCAACACCTTCCTCCTGCTTGGATCGTTCCATTGGTGGCTGTTCTTACACACAAGACAAATACAGAGAATGGTTCTCTCTTTGAGCTAGGAGGTGGTCATATGTCCAAGCTGAGATGGCAGCGAGCAGGCGGAGGTCTGCTCAAATGCGACGAAACGTTAACACCGGGTGCGATTTTGAAGCATTGGGATGCAGTGAACGACTTCTCTCAAGCCGAGTATCCCTCGACCGTGGCAGACCTTGTCTCCAAACTGAAAGAGTCTCAACGCCTGCCACCTAATCAGTCAGGGTCGGACGTCCGTTTCGACGGAAAGGTTGCTGTTGTCactggaggaggagcaggccTTGGGCGACAATACTGTCTCTTGCTCGCAAAGCTCGGTGCCTCAGTTGTGGTCAACGACGCTGTGAATCCAGAAAGTGTCGTAGAGGAGATCCGTAAGAATGGCTATGGTCAAGCCATTCCTATCAAAGCTTCAGCAGAAGACGGAGAGCTCCTGATCAAGACAGCCATCGATGCCTTCGGCCGCATCGATGTATTGATCAACAATGCAGGCATACTTCGAGACAAGTCGTTCCAAAACATGAACGACGAAGGCTGGGACGCTGTTTACAACGTCCATCTTCGCAGCACATACACAACCGCTCGAGCTGCTTTCCCATACATGAAAAAGCAAGGATACGGTCGTATCGTAAACACCACCAGTACCTCAGGAACATATGGTAGTTTCGGGCAAAGCAATTACGCTGCAGCA AAAACCGGCATAGTCGGCTTCTCCAAATCCCTAGCCCTCGAAGGCAAAAAATACAACATCCGAGTCAATTGTATATCGCCATCAGCAGGAACAGCGCTCACCAGATCCGTGCTTCCCGAAGAAGTCGCACAAGGCCGCAAACCTGATTACGTTGCACCGATCGTACTCCTACTGTGCTCGGACCAATTGCCTTCCGGCGTCGATGGACAAATATTCGAGGCTGGCTGTGGTTGGCAAGCGCAGACAAGATTGCAGCGATCCAAGGGATATGATTTCAGTCTGAAGGATGGTGTCGCGTCTCCTGAAGATTTTCAGAAGAGATGGCACGATATTGTGGATTTTACGTCTCAGACTGCTGTTCCGGAGCTTGCTTCAGATACTCGGATGAGGATCATGGCGAATATCGAGCGAACGGGCAAGCATGATGGCGTAGGCAAATCGGCAGTCAAGCTATGA
- the PIN4 gene encoding Peptidyl-prolyl cis-trans isomerase pin4, whose protein sequence is MAPKGKGGDKGKGKDTKDDKGGGKAKSGAQTINVRHILCEKHAKKEEALAKINAGAKFDDVAREFSEDKARTGGALGWKTKEALLPEFSAVAFDLAASTTAKPVIAECKTTEGYHIIMVEGRK, encoded by the exons ATGGCACCAAAAGGCAAAGGCGGCGACAAGGGCAAAGGCAAGGATACAAAAGATGACAAAGGCGGTGGTAAAGCCAAATCTGGCGCGCAAACCATCAACGTTCGTCACATCCTCTGTGAAAAGCAcgcgaagaaagaggaggcTTTGGCGAAGATCAACGCAGGAGCCAAGTTCGACGATGTAGCGCGAGAGTTCTCGGAGGACAAGGCGCGGACTG GTGGCGCGTTGGGATGGAAAACGAAGGAAGCCCTTTTGCCGGAGTTCTCAGCTGTAGCTTTTGATCTGGCAGCATCAACAACGGCTAAACCGGTCATCGCCGAGTGCAAGACGACAGAAGGCTACCACATCATCATGGTGGAGGGGCGGAAATAG
- a CDS encoding mitochondrial 37S ribosomal protein mS42 — MVRFTDLSIHALAACLMSSAQARVDHVANGLNARQTDMAAAYSLPPLGYAYDALEPYFDKETMEIHYTKHHQTYVNNLNNLLKDNELSTLAVDDLVIRLAEVQDQIPSVNRTGVRNNAGGHSNHSFFWKQLKLNTTLEGDLKEAIDKNFGSFEEFQKQFEKAATSVFGSGWAWLVHQEDGTLKVVSTANQDSPLMGKQIAGAEGTPIIGLDVWEHAYYLKYQNRRPDYIKAYWSVVNWEFAGQRYSEVKKC, encoded by the exons ATGGTCCGATTCACAGATCTTTCCATTCACGCTCTGGCAGCTTGTCTCATGAGTTCCGCGCAAGCACGCGTCGACCACGTTGCAAACGG CCTTAACGCACGTCAAACAGACATGGCTGCCGCCTACTCTCTCCCACCGCTAGGCTACGCCTATGACGCCCTCGAGCCATACTTCGACAAGGAGACGATGGAGATTCACTACACCAAGCACCACCAAACCTACGTCAACAACCTCAACAACCTGCTCAAGGACAACGAGCTCTCCACCCTCGCAGTCGACGATCTGGTCATCAGACTCGCCGAAGTCCAAGACCAGATCCCATCAGTCAACCGCACCGGTGTCCGCAACAACGCCGGCGGCCACTCCAACCACAGCTTCTTCTGGAAGCAACTCAAGCTCAACACCACCCTCGAAGGCGACCTCAAGGAGGCAATCGACAAGAACTTCGGCAGCTTCGAGGAGTTCCAGAAGCAATTCGAGAAGGCCGCCACAAGCGTTTTCGGCTCTGGCTGGGCTTGGTTGGTGCACCAGGAGGACGGCACGCTCAAGGTTGTGTCTACCGCAAACCAGGACTCACCATTGATGGGCAAGCAAATCGCAGGCGCTGAGGGAACTCCGATCATTGGCCTCGATGTCTGGGAGCACGCTTACTACCTCAAGTACCAGAACCGCCGCCCAGACTACATCAAGGCGTACTGGAGCGTGGTCAACTGGGAGTTTGCTGGCCAGCGCTACTCTGAGGTGAAGAAGTGTTAG